The genomic stretch ATTAGGTATCCAAAACGTGAGAACGCTTGATGCGGCGGCAAACATGGCTCTGCGAGGAGCCCACTTCAAGCATGACGGAACTCCGATGTGACTGTCCCAGCATGCCACCTATGGAGAAATACCAATTGATAAGAGTCAATATTCGACAACTTTATCTCACAAACTATTCGATTTAAACTGACTCCTCTCATATGGTTTCATCACGTATGGGGTTTTTGAGAAATTCAAGCAGCTAAAATACTGGCGGGCTTCGGGATAAATCGCGAAATGCTATGTAATTTGAAGGTACGTTTGGaacttggaagtgcttttaaaatgactaaaatcgcttttagagaaaatgtttttgggttccacaagcacttaaagtgcttcttgcaagaagtAGGACTTATGTGGTTTTTGTAGAAAGAACTTCAAGTGCTTGTCCATCACTTTCATTTCTGCTAAAGATTTAgttctaaaaaaatttacacaaaAAGAGCCTTTAGCCATTTTAAAAGCTAAGTTCCAAAGGAGTTCTGAGATAATTGCGAAACGCTATGCAAGTCGATAACAACTAAAAGGGCTGAAAGGGTAGTAGTAGTACTGGTGATATTAGGACTCACTCAGATAAGCAATTGAAATGCTTAATGCTTTTAGTCTAACACCCCATAATTCTTTAGAGAAGAGAGGTGTGGGAGAGAGGCAGGGGGAAGCAATAGGGACAGTCTGACGGTCATATTCTATAAAACAGATAAGCTAACAGTTCTCGTGAACTAGCATCTAAAACCTTCACCGTGAgcaaatttataaacaaattgATACCTCGTTTCGGTTGTTGATGCTCCAGGCGTGCAAATTTCCATCTCCAGAGCCTATGACATGGAGTGAAAAGTTAACAATCGGGAATGGATAAGATGCCACATTGTAACCATCAGCGGAAAAATACTATACCTGACACCACATACTGGCCATCTGGGGTAAAAGTTGCCTCGATAATTACATTCGGAGAGGGTTCCACGCTGTACCCACAACGCTGCACAGGGTAAAGTTTTGAACTGTTATGCATATCATTATCATAAGACGCCTATGGGAAGTATAAGACAATCTAAATACAAAAGTGCACCTTCTCCCCTCCATATGCATCAAGAACATAGATATTGTTGTTTGTGGTTGTCAATAACATTGATTTGCCATCGTTGCTAAATTTGATATCACAAACTTCAGCAGTATCTCCACCAACTAAAAAGGTGTCAAATGGACCCTAATTAGGAAAATTTTAGTTAAATTCATGATATGAAAAGTCATAATGGTGGCAATAGAAATTCAGTATTTCATAGGTTATAACCTTGTCATAGGAGCGTGAGTCAAACAATTTAATCGCACCCCCTTCCATTGCCACGGCAAAAACAAGACCTTGCTGGTCATAGGCAACTGTAGGTCTACCACGCATATGTAAAATTCCCTACAAGCATGAATTGCAAAGTTGTCTTAGAACTGCATCTCAAGTTATCTAGAGTACTTTTCCAAATTTAGCCTACATGTAATGTATTGAAACCAAAAACCTACCTGGCAGGCATTTACACGGAGATCCCATATTCTGACGGTGTGGTCCAATGAACCAGACATGAAGCTATCATTCACCGGAGACATACAGAGGGAGACAAT from Pyrus communis chromosome 7, drPyrComm1.1, whole genome shotgun sequence encodes the following:
- the LOC137740843 gene encoding protein ANTHESIS POMOTING FACTOR 1, producing the protein MKTSMTELDDETVRSMAIGAVFSDFGGKINSLDFHRRDDLLVTASEDDSVRLYDIATAKLIKTTFHKKHGADRICFTHHPSSVICSSKHNLDTTGESLRYLSMYDNRCLRYFKGHKERIVSLCMSPVNDSFMSGSLDHTVRIWDLRVNACQGILHMRGRPTVAYDQQGLVFAVAMEGGAIKLFDSRSYDKGPFDTFLVGGDTAEVCDIKFSNDGKSMLLTTTNNNIYVLDAYGGEKRCGYSVEPSPNVIIEATFTPDGQYVVSGSGDGNLHAWSINNRNEVACWDSHIGVPSCLKWAPRRAMFAAASSVLTFWIPNEANEPTHMETEAGAADPEHPSQ